The Streptomyces avermitilis MA-4680 = NBRC 14893 genome contains a region encoding:
- a CDS encoding phosphotransferase-like protein yields the protein MSSKKLGVILYGPPASGKDTVAQALSELDARYGQFARLKVGSGRTTRYRMGTAEQLHDLEAAGAAIYTNSRYGNTYVIDRPGMDSAFEAGVPVVHLGQIDGIRALVDGYTADWAVVLLWCSQEVTAQRSAGRGDSDTTARLAAWQATREDLDAHPDMRWDLTVDTEATAAEESARLIDQLLHARAGVTTA from the coding sequence ATGAGCAGTAAGAAGCTGGGCGTCATCCTGTACGGGCCGCCGGCCTCAGGTAAGGACACCGTCGCGCAGGCCCTAAGCGAACTCGATGCAAGGTACGGCCAGTTCGCGCGTCTCAAGGTCGGCTCGGGCCGGACCACCAGGTACCGAATGGGCACGGCGGAGCAGCTGCACGACCTAGAGGCCGCAGGCGCCGCCATCTACACGAACAGCCGGTACGGCAACACGTACGTCATCGACCGACCGGGGATGGACTCCGCGTTCGAGGCCGGGGTGCCAGTGGTGCACCTGGGCCAGATCGACGGCATCCGCGCCCTGGTCGACGGCTACACGGCCGACTGGGCGGTGGTGCTGCTGTGGTGCTCGCAGGAGGTGACCGCGCAGCGGTCCGCTGGTCGCGGCGACAGTGACACCACGGCCCGGCTCGCAGCGTGGCAGGCGACCCGCGAAGACCTTGACGCGCACCCGGACATGCGATGGGACCTCACAGTGGACACCGAGGCCACGGCAGCGGAGGAGTCGGCACGGCTCATCGACCAGCTGCTGCACGCGCGGGCGGGAGTGACGACGGCATGA
- the cas7e gene encoding type I-E CRISPR-associated protein Cas7/Cse4/CasC, producing the protein MLTPARFIDIHVLQSVPFANLNRDDTNSVKTVQYGNTLRTRVSSQSWKRAIRSVFEDRIGQAALRTRRIGERVTRELEQRGWPAELAQRAGGHTAAASGIKFELAKSSGDAKQTVPNKVLTNAMVYVPEAAVAELADLAEQHREELQQAKDIKKPADKSILPVSTVEAVLRSRNGVINLFGRMLAEINDAGVDGAVQVAHALTTHETDVELDYFSAVDDVTAVWNDATGSGHMGHAEFSAGTFYRYATLDLRNLVANIGDDPQAARELTTVFLASFITSLPQAKKNSTAPHTIPDLVHLSVRTDRPLSYAAAFEKPVQASPQGGFADVSRTQLAAYAQAANTLLGTTGILTSGWASLETKDLTGLGERRDSFDDLITTALDTALTHTAEANA; encoded by the coding sequence GTGCTCACTCCGGCCCGCTTCATCGACATCCACGTCCTGCAGTCCGTCCCCTTCGCCAACCTCAACCGGGACGACACCAACTCCGTGAAGACCGTCCAGTACGGCAACACCCTGCGCACCCGTGTCAGCAGCCAGTCCTGGAAACGTGCCATCCGATCCGTCTTCGAAGACCGCATCGGACAGGCCGCGCTGCGAACCCGCCGCATCGGCGAACGCGTCACCCGCGAACTGGAACAGCGCGGCTGGCCCGCCGAGCTAGCCCAGCGCGCCGGCGGCCACACCGCGGCGGCCAGCGGCATCAAGTTCGAACTCGCCAAATCCTCCGGCGACGCCAAGCAGACCGTCCCCAACAAGGTGCTCACCAACGCCATGGTGTACGTGCCGGAGGCCGCAGTCGCCGAGCTGGCCGACCTCGCCGAACAGCACCGTGAAGAACTTCAGCAGGCCAAGGACATCAAGAAGCCCGCGGACAAGAGCATCCTCCCTGTCAGCACGGTGGAGGCCGTGCTGCGCTCCCGCAACGGCGTCATCAACCTCTTCGGGCGGATGCTCGCCGAAATCAACGACGCGGGCGTGGACGGCGCCGTCCAGGTCGCACACGCCCTGACCACTCACGAGACCGACGTCGAACTCGACTACTTCTCCGCCGTGGACGACGTCACCGCCGTCTGGAACGACGCCACCGGCAGCGGCCACATGGGCCACGCCGAGTTCAGCGCCGGCACCTTCTACCGCTACGCCACCCTCGACCTGCGCAACCTGGTCGCCAACATCGGCGACGACCCGCAGGCCGCACGGGAGCTGACCACCGTATTCCTGGCCTCCTTCATCACCTCGCTCCCCCAGGCCAAGAAGAACTCCACCGCCCCGCACACCATCCCCGACCTGGTCCACCTTTCCGTCCGCACCGACCGGCCCCTCTCCTACGCAGCCGCCTTCGAAAAGCCCGTCCAGGCCAGCCCCCAGGGCGGCTTCGCCGACGTCTCCCGCACCCAGCTCGCCGCCTACGCCCAGGCCGCCAACACGCTCCTGGGCACAACCGGCATCCTCACCTCCGGCTGGGCCAGCCTGGAGACCAAGGACCTCACCGGACTCGGCGAGCGCCGCGACTCCTTCGACGACCTGATCACCACCGCCCTGGACACCGCCCTCACCCACACCGCCGAGGCGAACGCGTGA
- a CDS encoding AAA family ATPase, which yields MATTEASGVGKHLGWRPERLREQREAHGLTLEQAGEQLRALAEQAKLKGIPAANPQTLWQHEQGEVYPGPHYRRAYCLLYRATDPELGFRNALPGEDTQFKLTPMDDQRNGSHVLAVERALLQIGGTAEADPLRLQQRILDAWKRRHTGGDPHRPSVVLVGGFAGSGKTEFARFLTQLTGWPLLDKDPLTRPLVEQLLVALGGDANDRHTDLYRERVRPVEYDCLMQAAYANINCGISTVLTAPFIGEMTSEAWMNRLINKCNALGVDVSPVWVQCDAESMREYIGFRSAARDAWKLQRWDEYMATVNLELRPVVPHLVVDNRLGTAISLADQARHALRAVHG from the coding sequence ATGGCGACTACGGAGGCAAGCGGCGTGGGGAAGCACCTGGGGTGGAGGCCCGAGCGGCTGCGGGAGCAGCGGGAGGCTCACGGGCTGACGCTTGAGCAGGCCGGCGAGCAGCTACGAGCTCTCGCGGAGCAGGCCAAGCTCAAGGGCATCCCGGCGGCGAATCCACAGACGCTGTGGCAGCACGAGCAGGGTGAGGTCTACCCGGGACCGCACTACCGCCGGGCGTACTGCCTGCTGTACCGGGCGACCGACCCCGAGCTGGGATTCCGCAACGCCCTGCCGGGCGAGGACACCCAGTTCAAGCTGACGCCGATGGACGACCAGCGCAACGGCTCGCACGTCTTGGCCGTGGAGCGCGCGCTGTTGCAGATAGGGGGCACCGCTGAGGCGGATCCTCTGAGGCTGCAGCAGCGGATCCTGGATGCCTGGAAGCGTCGCCACACCGGCGGTGACCCGCACCGCCCCTCGGTGGTGCTGGTCGGCGGGTTCGCCGGCAGTGGGAAAACCGAGTTCGCGAGGTTCCTTACCCAGCTCACCGGGTGGCCACTGCTGGACAAGGATCCGCTGACCCGGCCTCTCGTGGAGCAGCTGCTGGTCGCGCTCGGAGGCGATGCGAACGACCGGCATACCGATCTGTACCGCGAGCGCGTGCGGCCGGTGGAGTACGACTGCCTGATGCAGGCCGCCTACGCCAACATCAACTGCGGGATCAGCACGGTGCTGACTGCGCCGTTCATAGGGGAGATGACTTCCGAGGCGTGGATGAACCGGCTGATCAACAAGTGCAACGCCCTGGGCGTGGACGTGTCGCCGGTCTGGGTGCAGTGCGACGCGGAGTCCATGCGGGAGTACATCGGCTTCCGATCGGCCGCGCGCGATGCGTGGAAGCTCCAGCGCTGGGATGAGTACATGGCGACCGTCAACCTGGAGCTGCGCCCGGTCGTGCCACACCTGGTCGTCGACAACAGGCTGGGCACAGCGATTTCGCTGGCCGACCAGGCTCGGCACGCCCTCAGGGCGGTGCACGGATGA
- a CDS encoding putative quinol monooxygenase: protein MSTGFALTVRFSLRDTEAAQQFDALVARTAEGIRTEPGTLVYVAHTPVDEPLVRVFYELYADRDAFQAHEEQAHTRHFLETREQFLTSTDVVFLNELEELSKRPGTEGP, encoded by the coding sequence GTGTCCACCGGATTTGCACTGACAGTGCGGTTCTCCTTGCGAGACACCGAGGCTGCCCAGCAGTTCGACGCCCTGGTGGCCAGGACCGCGGAAGGGATCCGTACGGAACCCGGCACCCTCGTCTACGTGGCGCACACGCCCGTAGACGAGCCACTCGTGCGCGTCTTCTACGAGCTCTACGCCGATCGTGATGCCTTCCAGGCCCATGAGGAGCAGGCCCACACGCGACACTTCCTTGAGACGCGCGAGCAGTTCCTGACCAGCACCGACGTGGTGTTCCTGAACGAGCTGGAGGAGCTCAGCAAGCGCCCTGGAACGGAGGGGCCATGA
- the cas1e gene encoding type I-E CRISPR-associated endonuclease Cas1e yields the protein MLPRIADSLSFLYLDIVRIHQDDTGVCAEVTSERRGTEKVYVPTAALGCVLLGPGTSITARALATFARHGTTVLITGAGGVRCYAAALPDSLTTTWLERQTRAWADDTRRLAVATAMYEKRFGEATVPPGTTLAQLRGFEGQHVKAHYRVLAQQYKIGRFRRAYDPASWDTQDPVNLALSAANTCLYGIVHAAILALGCSAALGFVHNGNQQAFVYDIADLYKADLTIPLAFSLHASTNPEAEARRSFRDGLRLFKLLPRIVGDIQELLGLGSAYDIPDPEEQLVDLWDPISGPVPGGMNHGTDT from the coding sequence ATGCTGCCGCGCATCGCCGATTCGCTGTCCTTCCTCTACCTGGACATCGTCCGTATCCACCAGGACGACACCGGAGTCTGCGCGGAAGTAACCAGCGAGCGCCGGGGCACTGAGAAGGTCTATGTGCCCACCGCCGCGCTCGGCTGCGTCCTGCTCGGCCCGGGTACATCCATCACCGCCCGCGCCCTGGCCACCTTCGCCCGCCACGGCACGACCGTCCTGATCACCGGTGCCGGCGGAGTCCGCTGCTACGCAGCCGCCCTTCCCGACTCCCTCACCACGACGTGGCTCGAACGCCAAACCCGTGCCTGGGCAGACGACACCCGACGACTCGCCGTCGCCACCGCCATGTACGAGAAACGCTTCGGCGAGGCCACCGTCCCGCCCGGCACTACACTCGCCCAACTGCGCGGGTTCGAAGGCCAACACGTCAAAGCGCATTACCGCGTGCTCGCGCAGCAGTACAAGATCGGCCGCTTCCGTCGCGCCTACGACCCGGCCTCCTGGGACACCCAAGACCCAGTCAATCTCGCCCTCTCCGCCGCCAACACATGCCTCTACGGCATCGTGCACGCCGCCATCCTTGCCCTCGGCTGCTCCGCCGCCCTTGGCTTCGTCCACAACGGCAACCAACAGGCTTTTGTCTACGACATCGCCGACCTGTACAAGGCCGACCTGACAATCCCCCTCGCGTTTTCCCTCCACGCCTCCACGAACCCCGAAGCCGAAGCCCGGCGCTCCTTTCGCGACGGACTACGTCTGTTCAAACTCCTCCCGCGCATCGTCGGCGACATCCAGGAGCTCCTCGGCCTCGGCTCCGCCTACGACATCCCCGATCCGGAAGAACAGCTCGTCGATCTATGGGACCCCATTTCCGGACCAGTCCCCGGTGGCATGAACCACGGGACGGATACATGA
- the cas2e gene encoding type I-E CRISPR-associated endoribonuclease Cas2e, whose product MASMIVLSATAVPDHLRGALTRWLLEATPELYIGTVSARVRDELWTAVAACTGDGMSVLAYPSDNEQGFELRTAGSRRRHPVEFDGLTLIAFNREDKEKANPL is encoded by the coding sequence GTGGCCTCAATGATCGTGCTCTCCGCCACCGCCGTCCCCGACCACCTCCGCGGAGCACTCACACGCTGGTTGTTGGAAGCCACCCCAGAGCTGTACATCGGAACCGTGTCCGCCCGTGTCCGCGACGAATTATGGACTGCGGTCGCCGCATGCACTGGTGACGGCATGTCGGTCCTTGCCTACCCCAGCGACAACGAGCAAGGCTTCGAGCTCCGCACTGCAGGATCCCGCCGCCGCCACCCCGTCGAATTCGACGGCCTCACCCTGATCGCCTTCAATCGAGAAGATAAAGAAAAGGCAAACCCCCTGTAG
- a CDS encoding HAD family hydrolase, with protein sequence MRLALFDLDGTLVDRHSAFGDAVAALSRSHGLGPDVEHWLLTELADRASAEDFARVREIFNIDESAGELWRAYVDRMAAAVTCRPAVLGSLARLKAASWSIGVATNGASDIQRAKIRATGLADLIDGIAASGDIDVRKPDPRLFELAAARCGTQISRGDWMIGDNPENDIVGGHKAGLMTVWVRGRPWPESLSVPHHSVDDVTDAIDYLLTHPPE encoded by the coding sequence ATGCGCCTGGCTCTCTTCGACCTCGACGGCACCTTGGTCGACCGCCACTCCGCGTTCGGCGATGCCGTAGCCGCCCTGAGCCGAAGCCACGGCCTCGGACCCGATGTTGAGCACTGGCTGCTCACTGAACTCGCCGACCGCGCGAGTGCCGAGGACTTCGCCCGTGTGCGCGAGATCTTCAACATCGATGAATCCGCCGGAGAGCTCTGGCGCGCCTACGTCGACCGGATGGCCGCTGCGGTCACGTGCCGGCCCGCCGTCCTCGGTAGCCTGGCCCGACTCAAAGCGGCGTCCTGGAGCATCGGCGTCGCCACGAACGGCGCATCCGACATCCAGCGCGCAAAGATCCGCGCGACGGGTCTTGCTGACCTGATCGACGGGATCGCAGCCTCGGGCGACATCGACGTCCGCAAGCCCGATCCGCGGCTTTTCGAGCTCGCGGCCGCCCGCTGCGGGACTCAGATATCGCGGGGCGACTGGATGATTGGAGACAACCCGGAGAACGACATCGTCGGCGGACACAAGGCCGGACTGATGACCGTCTGGGTACGAGGCCGCCCCTGGCCCGAGAGTCTCTCCGTACCTCACCACAGCGTGGACGACGTCACCGACGCAATCGACTACCTGCTCACCCACCCACCGGAGTAG
- a CDS encoding DUF2637 domain-containing protein — MTITEVPQRAAPDTPVSRPPTAVSDAPPTVSGAASNVSRTQKRNAIKPAHDRLMTVLSVAAAIGGPLIGAIGFAMSYSTLAKKALTWGFSADLAPWFPVGVDASIIVFLALDLYLIRKDTPWPLLRMAAHGMTFATIWFNASSQGHIAGDPVRAASHGVMPLLFVIGVEAARRLFIKKTQLEAGTAADRIPLHRWILAPVATPRFYRRMRLHGIRSYPEMIRRQQDLTAYEQWLKRKHGDLSKASEDELLPMTMAAHGYTVAQALALPEQQEREAEARAEEAERRRLDAQTRRELAQKQAEARRLEADGELETVRARVEGTTAQARAHARAQASAAERAAELEEQALETAVIAEARAREAAAERQASQEREAKAAADARAAELERQAAEKRKLAAEADRVAVAEAQAVETVEIAEARQRAAEADRAAAETERAAAETRRRATEAERLAAQETERRAVADANTQAARRREAETELAAAETRLAAAEIERRAVEIEDAAKLTPRQRAVRKVARMILAVDGMADRLPLAEIQRELVVTSPGTASEYRQEAAELVAGGYRP; from the coding sequence GTGACGATCACTGAAGTGCCGCAGCGCGCGGCACCCGACACCCCCGTTTCGCGCCCGCCGACCGCCGTTTCGGACGCGCCGCCGACCGTTTCGGGAGCGGCGTCCAACGTTTCGCGGACACAGAAGCGGAACGCGATCAAGCCCGCGCATGACCGGCTGATGACCGTCCTGTCGGTCGCCGCTGCGATCGGGGGGCCGCTGATCGGCGCCATCGGCTTCGCGATGTCGTACAGCACCCTGGCGAAGAAGGCATTGACCTGGGGATTCAGTGCGGATTTGGCGCCCTGGTTCCCGGTCGGCGTGGACGCGTCGATCATCGTGTTCCTCGCGCTGGACCTGTACCTCATTCGCAAGGACACCCCGTGGCCGCTGCTGCGGATGGCCGCCCACGGCATGACGTTCGCGACGATCTGGTTCAACGCCAGTTCGCAGGGCCACATTGCAGGCGACCCGGTCAGGGCCGCCTCGCACGGCGTCATGCCGCTGCTCTTCGTGATCGGCGTGGAAGCCGCGCGCAGGCTGTTCATCAAGAAAACGCAGCTCGAAGCGGGTACGGCGGCTGACCGGATCCCGCTGCACCGCTGGATCCTTGCCCCGGTCGCCACCCCGCGCTTCTACCGCCGGATGAGGCTGCACGGGATCCGGTCGTACCCGGAGATGATCCGCCGTCAGCAGGACCTCACCGCCTACGAGCAGTGGCTCAAGCGGAAGCATGGCGACTTGAGCAAGGCGAGTGAGGATGAGCTGCTGCCGATGACGATGGCCGCTCACGGCTACACCGTCGCTCAGGCGCTCGCGCTGCCTGAGCAGCAGGAACGCGAGGCGGAGGCTCGGGCGGAGGAGGCGGAGCGCCGGCGCCTGGACGCGCAGACGCGCCGGGAGCTCGCGCAGAAGCAGGCCGAAGCCAGGCGGCTGGAGGCCGACGGCGAGCTGGAGACCGTCCGCGCCCGCGTAGAGGGCACCACAGCCCAGGCCCGCGCCCACGCCCGAGCCCAGGCCAGTGCCGCGGAGCGCGCCGCAGAGCTGGAAGAGCAGGCACTGGAGACGGCCGTCATCGCCGAAGCCCGCGCCCGCGAGGCAGCCGCAGAGCGCCAGGCATCCCAGGAGCGCGAGGCGAAGGCCGCTGCGGACGCCCGAGCGGCCGAACTGGAGCGCCAGGCAGCCGAGAAGCGGAAGCTCGCGGCGGAGGCCGACCGGGTCGCCGTGGCGGAGGCTCAGGCAGTCGAGACGGTGGAGATCGCAGAAGCCCGCCAGCGTGCTGCCGAAGCTGACCGGGCTGCTGCCGAAACAGAGCGGGCTGCTGCCGAAACGCGCCGCCGCGCCACCGAAGCCGAGCGACTCGCGGCGCAGGAAACAGAGCGGCGCGCGGTCGCCGACGCCAACACCCAGGCGGCCCGGCGACGGGAAGCCGAAACCGAACTGGCCGCCGCCGAAACGCGACTGGCTGCCGCCGAAATCGAGCGGCGCGCGGTCGAAATCGAGGACGCCGCGAAGCTCACGCCCCGCCAGCGCGCGGTCCGCAAGGTCGCCCGGATGATCCTCGCCGTCGACGGCATGGCCGACCGGCTGCCGCTCGCCGAGATCCAGCGCGAACTCGTGGTCACCTCGCCCGGCACCGCCTCCGAGTACCGCCAGGAGGCCGCCGAGCTTGTGGCAGGCGGCTACCGGCCCTGA
- a CDS encoding helix-turn-helix domain-containing protein, translating to MKPTGKDVDPQDRVFGQRVQKLRKEQRRTQAEFAAALGKTSSWMSQVERGIQPVQRMDLLQQIADELGVSVQQLRPSVADGSGPSQHPAPLSLSNDLDETRRLISGHPALRALLASPGTEGARSVEALRKDVDDLWELTHAARMAQVSVLAVELLPELERTARMAPDETRSELFLLLSRTYQALSAAFVRQDEADAAWVAADRAIFAAERSGDPLHVCAGVFRMTQAFVRLRSLGQAEHAARTAIDALEEQGGRSPQALSVLGSLHLALALVHARASARAEAKEEIAKARAIAAQLGENRNDFNLEFGPVNVEIQAVSTAVDLGDAGEALDIGLAIDAEGLSPERQGRLLMDLGRAHAQRRHGGEALDCLLRAEAVAPETIQTHQAARAAIRELVLVAGANASRDLLELAERADALD from the coding sequence ATGAAGCCAACGGGCAAGGACGTCGATCCACAAGATCGAGTCTTTGGCCAGCGCGTCCAGAAGCTCCGCAAGGAACAACGGCGCACCCAGGCCGAGTTCGCGGCTGCTCTCGGAAAGACGAGCAGCTGGATGTCTCAAGTCGAGCGGGGTATCCAGCCCGTCCAGCGCATGGACCTGCTGCAACAGATCGCCGATGAACTGGGTGTGTCTGTACAGCAGTTGCGCCCGAGCGTCGCCGACGGAAGCGGACCATCACAGCACCCCGCCCCGCTGTCGCTGTCCAACGACTTGGACGAGACGCGGAGACTGATCTCCGGTCACCCGGCACTTCGCGCCTTGCTGGCCAGCCCCGGCACCGAGGGCGCAAGATCCGTCGAGGCGCTGCGCAAAGACGTTGACGACCTCTGGGAGCTGACACACGCGGCACGAATGGCGCAGGTCAGCGTCCTGGCTGTAGAGCTGCTCCCTGAGCTTGAACGGACCGCCCGCATGGCGCCGGACGAGACTCGATCGGAGCTGTTCCTGCTGCTCTCCCGGACGTACCAGGCCCTTTCGGCGGCGTTCGTTCGGCAGGATGAAGCAGACGCTGCATGGGTTGCCGCCGATCGTGCGATCTTCGCCGCCGAACGGTCCGGCGACCCGCTGCACGTCTGCGCTGGCGTTTTCCGGATGACGCAGGCGTTTGTACGGTTGCGCAGCCTCGGCCAGGCCGAACACGCGGCTCGGACCGCTATCGACGCCTTGGAAGAGCAGGGGGGCAGGTCGCCGCAGGCTCTGTCCGTCCTCGGTTCGCTCCATCTGGCCCTCGCGCTCGTTCACGCGCGAGCCAGCGCTCGGGCCGAAGCCAAGGAGGAGATCGCCAAGGCCCGCGCTATCGCGGCGCAGCTTGGCGAGAACCGGAACGACTTCAACCTGGAGTTCGGGCCGGTCAACGTAGAGATCCAGGCCGTCAGCACTGCTGTTGACCTCGGCGACGCAGGTGAGGCCCTCGATATCGGCCTCGCCATCGACGCTGAGGGTCTGTCGCCCGAACGGCAGGGACGGTTGCTGATGGACCTGGGGCGAGCTCACGCGCAGAGGCGGCACGGAGGCGAAGCCCTCGACTGCCTGCTGCGCGCTGAGGCCGTCGCGCCGGAAACTATCCAGACGCACCAGGCTGCTCGGGCAGCCATCCGCGAGCTGGTGCTGGTCGCCGGCGCGAACGCATCGCGTGATCTGCTGGAGCTCGCCGAACGGGCTGATGCACTTGACTAA
- the cas5e gene encoding type I-E CRISPR-associated protein Cas5/CasD encodes MSDTTKAGLLLRLSGPLQSWGERSHFNERDTARFPTRSGVIGLLAAALGRRRGENIDDLARLSLTVRADRPGVLLRDLHTVGGGLPPKATVTTAEGKKRSGDTTTLLTHRTYLADAVFTIALTAIPDNTGLLTRTATALSSPQWPPYLGRRSCPPEGPLLLGRFDDALHHLVHLPIAAPPPQHGPHGIEFLSDHPLDHLPTPEDTCPPDAETGSHPSGEVNDQPLNFHPRQRAYRARPLYRRTLHLPADQFTGLGTDHLTSLATYLHEHLNHPEGSHR; translated from the coding sequence GTGAGCGACACCACCAAGGCCGGACTGCTGCTGCGGCTGAGCGGGCCACTGCAGTCCTGGGGCGAGCGCAGCCACTTCAACGAACGCGACACCGCCCGCTTCCCCACCCGTTCCGGCGTCATCGGCCTGCTCGCCGCCGCGCTCGGGCGCCGCCGCGGGGAGAACATCGACGACCTGGCCCGGCTGTCACTCACCGTCCGCGCCGACCGTCCCGGCGTGCTCCTGCGCGACCTGCACACCGTCGGCGGCGGCCTGCCCCCAAAAGCCACCGTCACCACCGCCGAGGGCAAGAAACGCAGCGGCGACACCACCACCCTCCTCACCCACCGCACCTACCTCGCCGACGCCGTCTTCACCATCGCCCTCACCGCCATCCCCGACAACACCGGCCTGCTCACCCGCACCGCCACAGCCCTCAGCTCTCCGCAGTGGCCGCCCTACCTGGGCCGACGCTCCTGCCCACCCGAAGGCCCCCTCCTGCTCGGCCGCTTCGACGACGCCCTCCACCACCTCGTCCACCTGCCGATCGCCGCACCACCGCCCCAACACGGCCCACACGGCATCGAGTTCCTCTCCGACCACCCCCTGGACCACCTGCCCACGCCAGAGGACACCTGCCCACCGGACGCGGAGACCGGCAGCCACCCCTCCGGCGAGGTCAACGACCAGCCCCTGAACTTCCACCCACGCCAGCGCGCCTACCGAGCCCGCCCGCTGTACCGACGCACCCTCCACCTGCCCGCCGACCAGTTCACCGGGCTGGGCACAGACCACCTCACCAGCCTCGCCACCTACCTGCACGAGCATCTCAACCACCCAGAAGGGAGCCACCGTTGA
- the cas6e gene encoding type I-E CRISPR-associated protein Cas6/Cse3/CasE, translating into MSVWLTRIVPDPRSRDARRDLGGNDSAMGLHRRLMSLYPCDAGPDPRARFGVLFRIEDTPAGAHILLQSAHEPDLTRLPDGYGQAITRPLDPLLDALKPGLTIRYRCTASPVRKPGANTRALYNLPAVVPLNGAAADEWWTRQADAAGLKPLALHPHPLDAAQGVRAGNGDKQRIRHNRIRFDGSATITDPDLLRQKITEGIGRGKAYGCGLLSIAPTREAQ; encoded by the coding sequence TTGAGCGTCTGGCTGACCCGCATCGTCCCCGACCCGCGCTCCCGAGACGCCCGACGTGACCTCGGCGGCAACGACTCAGCCATGGGACTGCACCGCCGCCTCATGTCGCTCTACCCCTGCGACGCCGGACCCGACCCGCGCGCCCGCTTCGGCGTGCTCTTCCGCATCGAGGACACCCCAGCCGGGGCGCACATCCTGCTGCAGAGCGCCCACGAACCCGACCTCACCCGCCTCCCCGACGGCTACGGCCAAGCCATCACCCGCCCCCTGGACCCCCTCCTGGACGCCCTCAAACCCGGCCTGACCATCCGCTACCGCTGCACCGCAAGCCCCGTCCGCAAACCCGGCGCCAACACCCGCGCCCTCTACAACCTCCCCGCCGTCGTCCCCCTCAACGGCGCCGCCGCCGACGAATGGTGGACCCGCCAAGCCGACGCCGCCGGACTCAAACCCCTCGCCCTCCACCCCCACCCCCTCGACGCCGCCCAAGGCGTACGAGCCGGCAACGGCGACAAACAGCGCATCCGCCACAACCGCATCCGCTTCGACGGCTCCGCCACCATCACCGACCCCGACCTGCTCCGCCAGAAGATCACCGAAGGCATCGGCCGCGGAAAGGCCTACGGCTGCGGTCTCCTCAGCATCGCCCCCACACGCGAGGCCCAGTGA
- a CDS encoding NAD(P)-dependent oxidoreductase — MDQPTVGILHPGSMGAAVAACAATNAATVLWCPAGRSPASIVRAERHGLQPVATLPELLDQADTVISLCPPAAAEDLAAEVASHGFGGWYVDANAINPERMLRIKALLTPSAKAVIDGGVVGSPPVGGKSPTLYLSGPAAAIERVEALFTGTAVRTKTLGSEIGQASALKLAYASFQKTSRVLVALATGLARQHGVDQELITIASQRSDSYLAETEYIAKTAARAWRWGPELEEAADMLEAAGLPPEMLRAAAATLARWDDAKDDGELTLTDALNRLAQP, encoded by the coding sequence GTGGACCAGCCCACCGTCGGCATCCTCCACCCCGGCAGCATGGGCGCAGCCGTCGCCGCGTGCGCCGCGACCAACGCGGCGACGGTGCTGTGGTGCCCAGCAGGCCGGAGCCCGGCGAGCATCGTCCGCGCAGAGCGGCACGGGCTGCAGCCGGTCGCCACACTGCCGGAGCTCCTGGACCAGGCCGACACCGTGATCAGCCTCTGCCCGCCCGCGGCCGCCGAAGACCTCGCCGCGGAAGTCGCCTCGCACGGCTTCGGCGGCTGGTACGTCGACGCCAACGCCATCAACCCCGAACGCATGCTGCGCATTAAGGCCCTGCTCACCCCATCCGCCAAAGCCGTCATCGACGGCGGCGTGGTCGGCTCACCGCCGGTCGGCGGCAAGTCGCCCACGCTGTACCTGTCGGGGCCGGCCGCCGCGATTGAGCGCGTCGAAGCACTCTTCACCGGCACGGCCGTACGTACGAAGACGCTGGGCAGCGAGATCGGGCAGGCATCCGCGCTAAAACTCGCGTACGCGTCGTTCCAGAAGACGTCGAGGGTGCTCGTGGCCCTCGCGACCGGGTTGGCCCGCCAGCACGGAGTCGACCAGGAACTCATCACCATCGCCTCGCAGCGCAGCGACTCATACCTCGCTGAGACTGAGTACATCGCCAAGACGGCGGCACGCGCCTGGCGGTGGGGGCCAGAGCTGGAAGAAGCGGCCGACATGCTCGAGGCCGCGGGCCTCCCTCCGGAGATGCTGCGCGCGGCCGCGGCCACGCTGGCCCGGTGGGACGACGCAAAGGACGACGGCGAGCTCACGCTCACGGACGCCCTCAACCGCCTCGCCCAGCCGTAG